From Bombyx mori chromosome 3, ASM3026992v2, the proteins below share one genomic window:
- the LOC101736586 gene encoding clavesin-1, whose amino-acid sequence MNEYAEYDWKLHQMQNERLCEVTRKRLTDGDRQRALLGLKEAVDSSLNLALRDKSRCQDDNFLRRFLYARKHDVQQSFELLVRYHQYRREHDELWASADGGVLRALADGLPGVLAQRDRRGRCVLLVFASNWSPQACSLISVFRALLLTIERTLADIQNQANGYVIIVDWTEFTFKQSCSLQAKVLKMMIDCLQDCMPVRFKSIHFIGQPWYVETALAVIKPYLKAKTRERIVLHGNNLSTLHDALPLDILPAELGGEGPSYNSERWLQEFCRSENIPTTLTTPVTAITVEDDLPSAKLNKAYIQKDSANFSYHANEKSAKSELLRDKD is encoded by the coding sequence ATGAACGAGTACGCCGAATACGATTGGAAACTGCATCAGATGCAAAATGAACGGCTTTGTGAAGTGACTAGAAAACGACTCACAGACGGTGACAGGCAACGGGCGCTTTTGGGCCTAAAAGAGGCGGTGGATTCGAGCCTCAACCTCGCCCTACGAGACAAAAGCCGATGTCAAGATGACAATTTTTTGAGGAGATTTTTATACGCGCGTAAACACGACGTACAACAGAGTTTCGAGCTTTTGGTTCGTTATCATCAATATCGGCGGGAACATGACGAGCTGTGGGCTTCGGCAGACGGGGGCGTGTTACGAGCGCTCGCCGACGGGTTGCCGGGTGTGTTGGCACAACGGGATAGACGCGGGCGCTGTGTGCTCCTCGTGTTCGCCTCGAACTGGTCTCCTCAAGCATGCTCATTAATTTCAGTCTTTAGAGCTCTGCTTCTTACCATTGAACGCACACTGGCGGATATCCAGAACCAAGCCAACGGATACGTAATTATAGTGGATTGGACCGAGTTCACCTTCAAACAATCGTGCAGTTTACAAGCTAAGGTATTGAAAATGATGATTGACTGTTTACAAGATTGTATGCCGGTGCGGTTTAAAAGCATTCACTTCATCGGACAACCTTGGTATGTTGAGACCGCTCTCGCCGTCATAAAACCGTATCTCAAAGCGAAGACACGGGAACGAATAGTTTTACACGGTAACAATTTGTCTACTCTCCATGACGCTTTACCTCTTGATATCTTACCGGCCGAACTTGGAGGCGAAGGTCCGTCATATAATTCAGAGCGTTGGCTCCAAGAGTTCTGTCGAAGTGAAAACATTCCTACGACACTTACAACACCAGTGACAGCTATAACAGTAGAGGACGACCTTCCATCGGCGAAGTTAAACAAAGCCTATATACAAAAGGACAGTGCAAACTTTTCATATCATGCTAATGAGAAAAGTGCTAAATCGGAGTTGCTACGTGATAAAGATTGA
- the LOC692940 gene encoding glutaredoxin has protein sequence MGSQSGKITRSSKMAGSIDIQQFIKEAISKDKVVVFSKSYCPYCKLAKDVFEKVKQPIKVIELNERDDGNTIQDNLAQLTGFRTVPQVFINGNCVGGGSDVKALYESGKLEPMLIG, from the exons ATGGGTTCTCAGTCTGGAAAAATTACGCGTTCATCTAAAATGGCCGGATCTATAGACATTCAACAGTTTATCAAGGAAGCTATCTCCAAAGACAAAGTTGTAGTGTTCTCCAAATCTTACTGTCCTTACTGTAAGCTGGCAAAAGAT GTTTTTGAGAAAGTGAAGCAACCAATTAAAGTTATTGAGTTGAATGAACGTGATGATGGAAACACCATTCAAGATAATCTCGCACAACTGACTGGTTTCAGAACT gTACCTCAAGTCTTTATAAATGGCAACTGTGTGGGAGGTGGCTCTGATGTTAAAGCATTGTATGAATCTGGAAAATTAGAACCTATGTTAATAggataa